From one Chlamydiifrater phoenicopteri genomic stretch:
- a CDS encoding ComEC/Rec2 family competence protein has product MPLLSLAHQEVLHFSRTFKWSLETFYNSNFLFIIALHWLSGTISSTLPDIATLLLLAMTPFTLQLRSKTFKSCLIVSFFIPLSLNVACPSNNPFLQHNKKTSYKEKSLKVKTKLAKGFIFATPELFHQKVSKKPVDDIPRLKFKSNKSFIHKILLTRSRLRTFLIKKILPREEENLASQFLQTLLFGKPPNKLLQTRFCLLGISHILVVSGFHFFIFKEILSLITFFLPTKIRQMTILLGLTLFFGILPFSPSTVRAWMSASLSTLSLFTKGHCSSFNRLGLSIIVCSCLFPTNSASFILTFLSTGGILLFSPTISYFLKRWAYKTTRISPTKIKGASLLKLIYDYCLSSFSLTVSSQILLFPVIISYFGKITLSGIFYSIIVSPLIYPLFFSSFFAIFTGLPLAYNFSNNLSAKILDYLFLKTLPLFKEIALPDLSTLVIGCYTLSMSMLGIVWKTYIKNVTNGCSHDPMHPTPSTHLSDTL; this is encoded by the coding sequence ATGCCCTTGCTATCTCTAGCACACCAAGAAGTCCTCCATTTTAGTAGAACTTTTAAGTGGTCCTTAGAAACTTTTTATAACTCGAATTTTCTTTTCATTATTGCGCTACACTGGCTGTCGGGAACTATTTCCAGCACACTTCCTGATATTGCAACACTACTACTACTGGCAATGACACCATTCACTCTACAATTACGCTCAAAAACTTTTAAAAGCTGCCTAATCGTTTCTTTCTTTATTCCTTTAAGCCTTAACGTTGCTTGCCCAAGCAACAATCCTTTCCTTCAGCATAACAAGAAAACTTCCTATAAGGAAAAATCTCTGAAAGTAAAAACAAAACTCGCAAAAGGCTTTATCTTTGCTACTCCTGAACTCTTTCATCAAAAAGTATCGAAAAAGCCGGTGGATGATATACCCAGATTAAAATTTAAATCTAATAAAAGCTTTATTCACAAAATATTACTAACTAGGAGTCGCCTCAGAACCTTTCTAATCAAAAAAATCCTACCAAGGGAAGAAGAAAATTTGGCGTCTCAGTTTTTACAAACTCTTCTCTTTGGAAAACCTCCAAACAAATTATTACAAACAAGATTCTGTCTCCTAGGCATCTCTCATATATTAGTGGTTTCAGGATTCCATTTCTTCATCTTTAAAGAAATCCTTTCTCTTATAACATTTTTTCTTCCCACAAAAATACGTCAAATGACCATCCTGCTGGGTTTGACGCTGTTTTTCGGAATACTCCCTTTTTCTCCATCTACCGTCAGAGCTTGGATGAGCGCATCCCTGTCTACTTTATCTTTGTTCACCAAAGGACACTGCTCTTCTTTCAATCGATTGGGGCTCAGTATTATTGTCTGCTCTTGCTTGTTTCCCACAAACTCTGCCAGCTTTATCTTAACCTTTCTTTCCACCGGCGGCATCCTGCTGTTCTCTCCAACGATTTCTTACTTCTTAAAACGATGGGCTTACAAAACGACAAGGATCTCCCCAACCAAAATCAAGGGGGCATCGTTATTAAAGCTTATCTATGATTACTGTTTGTCTTCTTTCTCTTTGACAGTCTCATCCCAGATACTTCTTTTCCCCGTTATAATCTCTTATTTCGGGAAAATAACTCTCAGCGGCATATTCTACAGCATCATCGTCTCCCCACTCATTTATCCGCTATTTTTTTCATCTTTTTTCGCCATATTTACCGGTCTACCCCTGGCTTACAACTTCTCTAACAACCTGTCGGCTAAAATATTGGATTATTTATTTCTAAAAACGCTTCCTCTTTTTAAAGAAATCGCTCTTCCAGATTTATCCACTCTTGTAATAGGCTGTTACACTCTGTCCATGTCTATGCTGGGCATTGTCTGGAAAACCTATATCAAAAATGTAACCAACGGTTGTTCTCATGATCCCATGCACCCCACACCTTCCACACACCTCTCAGACACCTTGTAA
- a CDS encoding alpha-ketoacid dehydrogenase subunit alpha/beta — MRSSLIEAIEILYRVRLAEEKMFKLSRQSDSGGTFQLSCAGHELVGILAAKHLRAGKDWFFPYYRDQALPLALGCSLKEIFGSFLARDIPNHSSGRMMPYHYSHKKFRICCQSSIVGSQFLHAAGRGWAVKNSNTSEVVYVSGGEGATSQGEFHEMLNFVSLHHLPVVTVIQNNQWAISVPFEKQCGANLASLGRCYNDLSVYEVSGTSYRDLDIVFSQAVRDARLHSRPALIIAEVARLQAHSNSDNHEKYRTAQELSILQESRDPLSILEDEVLLKGEASREDLLKIQSSVKQEVEEAASEALLMPFPGRGTAALHVYAPPVDALIDYEVDFPESEPKTMRDAIREAIVEEMQRDAGVIVFGEDVAGDKGGVFGVTRGLTDAFGENRCFNTPLAEATIIGTAIGMAFDEIHKPIAEIQFADYIWPGINQLFGEASSIHYRSAGEWECPIVIRTPCGGYIQGGPYHSQSIEGFLAHCPGIKVAYPSNAADAKALMKAAIRDRNPVVFMEHKALYQRRIFSSRAVYSSNYVLPFGKAATIQEGEDLTVVSWGMPLVLCADLLSELQSLGISVTLIDLRTLVPWDSATVIESVKKTGKLLVVHEAPEVCGFGSEIVAVVAEEAGMYLDAPIRRLCGLNTPVPYCKTLENEVLPQKDRILSGIKDLAEF, encoded by the coding sequence ATTCGATCTTCCTTAATCGAAGCCATCGAGATCCTATATCGTGTGCGCTTGGCCGAAGAGAAAATGTTCAAACTTTCGCGGCAAAGTGATTCAGGAGGAACCTTCCAATTGTCCTGCGCTGGACATGAACTAGTTGGAATTTTAGCTGCTAAACATCTAAGAGCTGGAAAAGACTGGTTTTTCCCTTACTATAGAGATCAAGCCCTTCCTTTAGCGTTAGGGTGCTCCTTGAAAGAAATATTCGGTTCCTTCTTAGCCAGGGATATACCTAACCACTCCTCTGGGCGTATGATGCCCTATCATTATTCTCATAAAAAGTTTCGTATCTGTTGTCAGTCCAGTATAGTAGGCTCTCAATTCTTACATGCTGCAGGAAGGGGCTGGGCTGTAAAAAATTCTAATACAAGTGAAGTTGTTTACGTGTCTGGAGGAGAAGGAGCTACGTCTCAAGGGGAGTTCCATGAGATGTTGAATTTTGTTTCTTTGCACCATCTTCCAGTTGTTACAGTGATTCAAAATAATCAATGGGCGATATCTGTTCCTTTTGAAAAACAGTGTGGAGCTAATCTGGCTTCCCTAGGGCGTTGTTATAATGATTTGTCGGTTTATGAAGTTTCGGGTACTTCCTACCGTGACTTGGATATAGTTTTTTCCCAAGCAGTAAGGGATGCTAGGTTGCATAGTAGGCCTGCGCTTATTATTGCAGAAGTAGCTCGTTTGCAGGCTCATAGCAACTCGGACAATCACGAAAAATACCGTACAGCTCAGGAACTCTCTATACTTCAAGAATCTAGAGATCCTCTTTCTATTTTAGAAGATGAAGTGCTTTTAAAAGGAGAGGCCTCTAGAGAAGATCTTCTAAAAATACAGAGTAGCGTGAAACAAGAAGTAGAAGAAGCTGCGTCGGAAGCCTTGTTGATGCCCTTCCCCGGTAGAGGGACCGCGGCTCTTCATGTTTATGCCCCACCTGTGGATGCCCTTATCGATTACGAAGTAGATTTCCCAGAGAGTGAGCCTAAAACTATGCGGGACGCTATAAGGGAAGCTATTGTGGAGGAAATGCAAAGGGACGCTGGAGTTATTGTTTTTGGTGAGGACGTCGCAGGCGATAAGGGTGGAGTTTTTGGCGTTACTAGAGGGCTAACAGATGCTTTCGGTGAAAATCGTTGCTTCAATACTCCATTAGCAGAAGCAACTATCATAGGTACTGCTATAGGTATGGCCTTTGATGAAATTCATAAGCCTATAGCTGAAATTCAGTTTGCTGATTATATTTGGCCGGGGATTAATCAGTTGTTTGGAGAAGCCTCTAGCATACATTATCGCTCCGCAGGTGAATGGGAGTGCCCTATTGTCATCAGAACGCCTTGTGGAGGATATATACAGGGAGGCCCCTACCATTCTCAAAGTATCGAAGGGTTTTTAGCTCATTGTCCAGGAATAAAGGTTGCGTATCCTAGCAATGCTGCTGATGCAAAAGCATTAATGAAAGCCGCTATCAGAGACAGAAACCCTGTAGTTTTTATGGAGCACAAGGCTTTATATCAGCGTAGAATCTTTAGCTCGAGAGCGGTATATTCCAGCAATTATGTTCTTCCTTTCGGCAAAGCTGCTACAATTCAAGAGGGAGAGGACCTTACAGTAGTTTCTTGGGGAATGCCGCTAGTGCTGTGTGCTGATTTGTTATCAGAGTTACAGTCTCTAGGAATATCAGTAACCCTCATAGATTTGAGAACCTTGGTACCCTGGGATTCGGCAACGGTTATAGAGTCTGTAAAGAAAACAGGAAAACTTCTAGTGGTTCATGAGGCGCCAGAAGTGTGTGGTTTTGGAAGCGAAATAGTTGCTGTTGTCGCCGAAGAAGCAGGAATGTATCTTGACGCTCCTATACGTCGACTATGTGGCCTTAATACTCCTGTTCCTTACTGCAAGACATTAGAAAACGAAGTGCTCCCTCAAAAAGACAGGATACTCTCAGGAATTAAAGATTTAGCAGAGTTCTAA
- the dnaJ gene encoding molecular chaperone DnaJ, giving the protein MDYYSVLGVEKSASAEEIKKAYRKLAVKYHPDKNPGDAEAEKRFKEVSEAYEILSDPKKRESYDRYGKDGPFAGAGGFSGGGFSNMEDALRTFMGAFGDLGGGGGSIFDNLFGGLGGDAFGGDVSNASRGASKKVHIKLSFEEAARGVDKELVISGYQACNSCDGSGASTKDGVKTCGKCRGSGQVVQTRGFFSMASTCPECGGEGKVIIDPCKNCKGQGRIKDKRQISVHIPAGVDSGMRLKMDGYGDAGKNKGPSGDLYVCIDVASHPVFERQGDNLILDLPIGFVDAALGMKKEIPTLLKEGTCLLTIPEGIQSGTVLKVRGHGFPNVHGRGKGDLLVRVWVETPQRLSDEQKDLLRKFASTEKAENFPKKRGFLDKIKSFFSDFAV; this is encoded by the coding sequence ATGGACTATTACTCTGTATTGGGTGTAGAGAAGAGCGCTTCTGCGGAAGAAATAAAAAAGGCGTACAGGAAACTAGCGGTCAAATATCATCCGGATAAAAATCCTGGGGACGCAGAGGCGGAAAAGCGCTTCAAGGAAGTTTCTGAGGCATACGAAATTTTGAGTGATCCTAAGAAAAGGGAGTCTTATGACCGCTATGGGAAAGATGGTCCTTTCGCTGGCGCTGGAGGGTTCTCTGGTGGGGGCTTCAGTAATATGGAAGACGCCCTCAGAACCTTCATGGGAGCCTTCGGTGATTTAGGTGGCGGTGGAGGCTCTATCTTCGATAATCTTTTCGGTGGCCTAGGCGGCGATGCTTTTGGAGGAGATGTCTCTAACGCCTCCAGAGGTGCTAGCAAAAAAGTTCATATCAAACTAAGTTTCGAAGAAGCCGCGCGAGGAGTAGATAAAGAACTGGTCATATCAGGATACCAGGCTTGTAACTCCTGTGATGGGTCGGGAGCATCTACTAAAGATGGTGTCAAGACCTGCGGAAAGTGTAGGGGCTCTGGGCAGGTTGTGCAGACCAGAGGGTTCTTCTCAATGGCTTCTACATGCCCAGAATGCGGAGGAGAAGGGAAAGTAATCATAGATCCTTGTAAAAATTGCAAAGGACAAGGGCGCATCAAAGATAAACGTCAGATCTCCGTTCATATCCCTGCTGGGGTAGACTCCGGTATGCGGCTAAAGATGGATGGCTATGGTGATGCAGGAAAAAATAAAGGGCCTTCAGGAGATCTTTATGTTTGTATTGACGTAGCTTCACACCCAGTCTTTGAAAGACAAGGGGATAATTTGATACTAGATCTCCCCATAGGTTTTGTTGACGCAGCTTTGGGAATGAAGAAAGAAATCCCTACCTTGCTAAAAGAAGGAACCTGCCTATTAACTATACCCGAGGGTATTCAAAGCGGTACAGTACTAAAAGTTCGTGGGCATGGCTTTCCCAATGTTCATGGAAGGGGCAAAGGGGATTTACTCGTTCGAGTATGGGTAGAGACGCCTCAAAGACTTTCAGATGAACAGAAAGATTTATTGAGAAAATTTGCTTCTACAGAGAAGGCTGAAAATTTCCCTAAGAAGCGGGGCTTCTTGGACAAAATTAAGAGCTTTTTCTCTGATTTTGCTGTGTAA
- the rpsU gene encoding 30S ribosomal protein S21, with protein sequence MPSVKVRIGEPIDKALRVLKKKVDKEGIMKASKGHRFYDKPSVKKRAKSKAAAKYRSR encoded by the coding sequence ATGCCAAGTGTTAAAGTGAGAATTGGTGAGCCAATAGATAAGGCTCTTCGAGTTTTGAAAAAGAAAGTTGATAAAGAAGGGATCATGAAAGCGTCCAAAGGACACCGTTTTTATGATAAGCCATCCGTGAAGAAGAGAGCGAAGTCTAAGGCTGCAGCAAAGTATCGTAGCCGTTAG
- the lon gene encoding endopeptidase La, with product MNSDDSKDTQEFQDTSSSEIEKILDESENEDVEEKAAKKHLPSELFILPLNKRPFFPGMAAPVLIESGPYYEVLQMLAKSSQKYIGLALTKKENADILKVNFNKLYRVGVLARILRIMPIESGSAQVLLSIEERIRIEEPVKDKHLKARVSYHPDNKELTEELKAYSVNIVSVIKELLKLNPLFKEELQIFLGHSDFTEPSKLADFSVALTTATREELQEILETVDMHDRIDKALVLLKKELDLSRLQRSINQKIEATITKTQKEFFLKEQLKTIKKELGLEKEDKAVDIDRFMARLKKRTVPDYAMDVIHEEIEKLQTLDTSSAEYAVCRNYLDWLTIIPWGVQSKDYHDLKKAEKILDKDHYGLEDIKQRILELISVGKLSDGLKGSIICLVGPPGVGKTSIGKSIAKVLHRKFFRFSVGGMRDEAEIKGHRRTYIGSMPGKMVQALKQSQTMNPVIMIDEVDKIGSSYHGDPASALLEVLDPEQNKDFLDHYLDVRVDLSNVLFILTANVLDSIPEPLLDRMEILRLSGYILEEKQQIATKYLIPKARKEMGLKADDVVFQPEAIKMMINNYARESGVRTLDGNIKKILRKVAFKIVQEEEKPKPKRKQHRITSQGLSDYLGKPLFSSDRFYEHPPIGVATGLAWTSMGGATLYIESVHVPSDKTEMQLTGQAGDVMKESSRIAWTYLNSALDKYAPGFTFFNKSQVHIHIPEGATPKDGPSAGVTMVTSLLSLLLGIPVLKNLGMTGELTLTGRVLGVGGIREKLIAARRSQLTTLIFPEDNQRDYDELPGYLKKGLKIHFVSHYDDVFKIAFPKKKK from the coding sequence GTGAATTCTGACGATTCAAAAGACACCCAAGAATTTCAAGATACTAGTTCATCTGAGATCGAGAAAATTTTAGATGAAAGCGAAAACGAAGATGTAGAAGAGAAAGCAGCTAAAAAACACCTCCCTTCGGAGCTTTTTATACTCCCGCTTAACAAGCGTCCTTTTTTCCCTGGCATGGCAGCTCCGGTCCTAATTGAATCTGGCCCTTATTACGAAGTGCTACAGATGTTGGCGAAATCTTCTCAAAAATACATCGGATTAGCCCTCACAAAAAAAGAAAACGCAGACATCTTAAAAGTAAATTTCAACAAGCTATATCGAGTTGGAGTATTGGCAAGAATTTTGCGAATTATGCCAATAGAAAGTGGTAGCGCTCAAGTTCTTCTGAGCATTGAAGAACGCATACGCATCGAAGAGCCTGTAAAAGACAAACACCTTAAAGCACGGGTCTCCTACCATCCAGACAACAAAGAACTAACGGAAGAACTTAAAGCTTACTCAGTCAACATAGTTTCCGTCATCAAAGAGCTCCTTAAACTTAATCCGCTCTTCAAAGAAGAATTGCAGATTTTTTTGGGTCACTCAGATTTTACAGAGCCCAGCAAACTAGCTGATTTTTCTGTCGCCTTAACAACAGCTACTAGGGAGGAACTCCAAGAGATTCTAGAGACTGTTGATATGCATGACAGAATAGATAAAGCTCTTGTCCTTCTAAAAAAGGAGTTAGATCTCAGTAGACTACAAAGAAGCATTAACCAAAAAATTGAAGCAACTATCACAAAAACTCAAAAAGAGTTTTTCTTAAAAGAGCAATTAAAAACGATAAAGAAAGAACTGGGTCTCGAAAAGGAAGATAAAGCTGTTGACATTGATCGATTCATGGCAAGATTAAAAAAGCGCACTGTTCCTGACTATGCTATGGACGTCATCCACGAAGAAATAGAGAAATTGCAAACTTTGGACACTTCTTCGGCCGAGTATGCTGTATGCCGCAACTACCTAGATTGGCTCACCATTATCCCTTGGGGAGTTCAGAGCAAGGATTACCACGACCTAAAGAAGGCCGAAAAAATCTTAGATAAAGATCATTATGGCCTAGAGGATATCAAACAACGCATCCTGGAGCTTATTAGCGTGGGCAAACTTTCTGATGGATTAAAAGGCAGCATTATTTGCCTTGTAGGGCCTCCCGGGGTAGGAAAAACCAGCATAGGCAAGAGCATTGCTAAAGTTTTGCACCGAAAATTCTTCCGTTTCTCTGTAGGGGGCATGCGGGATGAAGCGGAGATTAAAGGGCATCGCAGAACATACATTGGGTCTATGCCAGGCAAAATGGTTCAAGCGCTAAAACAGAGCCAAACCATGAATCCTGTGATCATGATTGACGAAGTAGACAAAATTGGGTCCAGTTATCACGGGGACCCCGCCTCTGCCCTTCTAGAAGTTTTAGATCCTGAGCAAAACAAGGATTTCCTAGATCATTACTTGGATGTTCGAGTAGATTTATCTAACGTTCTGTTCATCCTCACAGCGAATGTCCTAGACTCCATTCCTGAGCCTCTTTTAGATCGAATGGAGATCTTACGATTGTCTGGCTACATTTTGGAAGAGAAGCAACAGATTGCAACTAAATATCTGATTCCAAAAGCTCGAAAAGAAATGGGGTTAAAAGCTGATGATGTAGTCTTTCAACCTGAGGCTATAAAGATGATGATCAATAATTATGCTAGGGAATCTGGAGTACGAACTTTGGACGGCAATATTAAAAAGATCCTCAGGAAAGTAGCTTTTAAAATCGTTCAGGAAGAGGAAAAGCCTAAACCAAAAAGAAAACAACATCGCATCACCTCCCAAGGCCTATCCGATTACTTAGGGAAACCTCTGTTTTCCAGTGATAGGTTTTATGAACACCCACCTATAGGGGTTGCTACAGGACTAGCATGGACTTCTATGGGTGGGGCTACCCTGTATATTGAAAGTGTTCATGTACCTTCTGATAAGACAGAAATGCAATTGACCGGTCAAGCTGGAGATGTAATGAAGGAATCTTCTCGCATAGCATGGACCTATCTCAATAGCGCCCTAGACAAGTACGCTCCAGGATTTACCTTCTTTAACAAATCACAAGTGCATATTCACATTCCTGAGGGAGCTACTCCCAAAGATGGGCCTTCGGCAGGAGTGACTATGGTCACCTCCTTACTTTCTCTTCTTTTAGGGATTCCTGTACTGAAAAACTTAGGAATGACGGGAGAGCTTACTTTAACTGGTAGAGTGTTGGGCGTCGGTGGCATAAGAGAAAAGTTAATAGCAGCAAGAAGATCTCAGCTGACGACGTTAATTTTCCCTGAGGACAATCAGAGAGATTATGACGAGTTACCTGGATATCTTAAAAAGGGACTAAAAATACATTTCGTTTCCCATTACGATGACGTATTCAAAATAGCTTTCCCTAAAAAGAAAAAGTAA